The Triplophysa dalaica isolate WHDGS20190420 chromosome 5, ASM1584641v1, whole genome shotgun sequence genome window below encodes:
- the LOC130420707 gene encoding uncharacterized protein LOC130420707: MWYRAAAHVLRLFTVRQRRESFTPGMQLRMTCLRCHLKVQHQSPPSVLSAKNMEIIGVLSAAPLQCFLKRTHRNSLHLPDKWNNAYYEPSTLRLFLYLPEGHGTHAFYTKDMKVIVSTGRLCTVTVNMCACEPETCTLLRYGLWPATADKHQTAFSIPLLELFVCLSLECPVSVEGFCNTLRWKNNLTLAEVNALYRALVGESISHFRHHHFRKISLVDVCPQLGDGTTCPACPKADGDVI, encoded by the exons ATGTGGTACCGAGCTGCAGCTCATGTTCTGAGACTGTTTACAGTAAGGCAAAGAAGAGAGAGCTTCACGCCTGGGATGCAGTTAAGGATGACATGCTTAAGGTGTCATTTGAAGGTTCAGCACCAATCACCACCCAGTGTGTTGTCTGCCAAGAACATGGAGATTATAGGTGTGTTGAGTGCAGCACCACTGCAGTGTTTTCTGAAAAGGACTCACAGAAATTCACTGCACCTTCCTGATAAGTGGAAC AATGCTTACTATGAGCCATCCACCCTGAGGTTATTCCTATATTTACCTGAAGGCCATGGCACCCATGCATTCTACACAAAGGACATGAAGGTCATTGTCAGCACAG gacGGCTCTGCACCGTCACAGTcaatatgtgtgcgtgtgaacCAGAAACGTGCACTCTGCTAAGGTATGGGCTCTGGCCAGCAACAGCCGACAAGCATCAGACAGCCTTCTCCATCCCTCTGCTAGAgctttttgtttgtctgtcacTGGAGTGTCCGGTTTCTGTTGAGGGTTTTTGCAACACCCTGCGCTGGAAAAATAACCTTACACTTGCAGAG GTTAACGCACTTTACAGAGCCCTGGTGGGAGAATCCATATCTCATTTTAGGCATCACCACTTCCGAAAAATAAGTTTGGTAGATGTTTGCCCACAATTAGGTGATGGGACCACATGTCCAGCATGTCCAAAG GCGGATGGAGATGTGATATAG